From the genome of Colletotrichum destructivum chromosome 10, complete sequence, one region includes:
- a CDS encoding Putative calcineurin-like phosphoesterase domain, ApaH type, sphingomyelin phosphodiesterase, with the protein MIGVANARQPPENLNLQRQEDISQSAIPTSVDGILESLTSNNNCLGCQSEDEDVCDGTITLEGPVIASSLRDLTLGSKTAQVFCTTLLGLCNYPEVEPYTVPVPSQRTKTITNLNATLNTTRPSVFKIAHFSDIHIDPLYVTGSNANCSKPMCCRSYTPADEPGNNDFPAGPFGDHNCGAPVSLEKSMYEAIKAFAPDFAIFTGDIVDHAIWNTSVEQNSAEISMAYHHMSDAGLQIYGTVGNHEMSPVNAIPPAHLGSGAQWLYDVLSDAWKTWIGSPAKAKEIGAYSVQSPRTNLRIISISTNMWYTLNFWLYQDVQKDPSHHIQWVVDELDKAEKAGERVYLVGHMPMGTSDALHDASNYFDQVVNRYKSTIVGMFFGHTHLDHFQISYSDYERRTASNAVAVSYIAPSMTPLSGMPAFRIYTVDTATFNILDIDTYVADMNDPTFQVHPVWKKYYSAKEVYGTLVNPSISPNAELSPAFWHNVTVALENDPAAFDAYWTRKTRGWNVPPCDGDCRSFEICQLRAARSQDNCFVPTPGVSFGIRGERGEYSMSAECGRSVARETIGSLAIKKDLLKLLVKLLKESQGHR; encoded by the exons ATGATTGGGGTCGCCAACGCCAGACAACCTCCCGAGAACCTGAATCTCCAACGCCAGGAAGATATCAGTCAAAGTGCTATCCCGACATCAGTCGATGGCATCCTCGAGAGCCTCACAAGCAATAACAATTGTCTTGGTTGCCAA TccgaagatgaagacgtcTGCGACGGAACAATCACTCTTGAAGGTCCTGTGATCGCCTCGAGCCTTCGCGACCTCACTCTGGGCAGTAAGACAGCTCAGGTCTTCTGTACTACACTTCTAGGTCTCTGCAATTATCCCGAAGTCGAACCCTACACCGTTCCAGTTCCCTCACAGCGCACAAAAACGATCACTAACCTCAATGCCACACTCAACACAACTCGGCCTTCGGTGTTTAAAATTGCACATTTCTCAGACATCCACATCGATCCCCTTTATGTCACCGGATCCAATGCGAACTGCTCAAAGCCTATGTGCTGCAG GTCTTACACTCCTGCCGATGAGCCCGGGAATAACGACTTTCCTGCCGGCCCGTTCGGAGATCATAACTGTGGTGCCCCTGTGAGCCTCGAAAAAAGCATGtacgaggccatcaaggcgTTTGCGCCCGACTTTGCAATTTTCACAGGGGACATTGTTGACCACGCCATTTGGAATACATCTGTTGAGCAGAACTCAGCTGAGATCAGCATGGCGTATCATCACATGTCCGATGCTGGCTTGCAGATTTATGGCACCGTTGGCAATCACGAGATGTCTCCAGTGAACGCAATACCACCCGCTCacctcggcagcggcgctCAATGGCTTTACGATGTCTTGTCAGATGCATGGAAGACTTGGATTGGGTCCCCTGCGAAAGCGAAAGAGATTGGAGCCTATTCAGTCCAGTCACCTAGGACCAATCTGCgcatcatctccatctctACAAACATGTGGTACACTCTGAACTTTTGGCTTTATCAAGACGTCCAAAAGGACCCCAGTCACCACATCCAGTGGGTTGTGGATGAACTGGACAAGGCAGAGAAGGCTGGCGAGCGTGTGTATCTTGTTGGCCACATGCCAATGGGGACCTCCGATGCGCTTCATGATGCATCGAATTACTTCGATCAAGTCGTCAACCGTTACAAGTCAACCATTGTGGGCATGTTTTTCG GACACACCCATTTGGATCATTTCCAAATCAGCTATTCCGACTACGAGCGCCGAACAGCATCCAACGCGGTCGCCGTGTCTTACATAGCCCCCTCAATGACACCGCTTTCCGGCATGCCGGCATTCAGAATCTACACTGTCGATACGGCTACATTCAACATTCTGGATATCGATACATATGTTGCCGACATGAATGATCCCACGTTTCAAGTCCACCCCGTATGGAAGAAGTACTACTCGGCGAAGGAAGTCTACGGTACCCTCGTCAACCCGTCCATCTCACCAAATGCAGAACTCTCTCCAGCGTTTTGGCACAATGTGACTGTGGCGCTGGAGAATGATCCTGCAGCTTTCGATGCATACTGGACACGTAAAACCAGGGGTTGGAACGTACCTCCCTGTGATGGCGACTGTCGCAGTTTTGAGATTTGCCAGCTTCGTGCCGCTCGAAGCCAAGACAACTGCTTCGTACCCACACCCGGAGTTTCTTTTGGGATcaggggggagagaggtgAATATTCCATGTCAGCGGAGTGTGGTCGTTCTGTGGCAAGAGAAACCATCGGGTCTCTCGCGATCAAGAAGGATCTGCTTAAGTTGTTGGTGAAGCTACTGAAAGAGAGTCAGGGACATCGGTGA